The nucleotide sequence tctccattaacccttttagtaaaaagagtagaatcaattttcccaatttcaaagcctttttcaataaggaacttggtcaagcatttataccacgctctaggagcttgtttaagaccataaagagctttgtgaagtttgtaaacatgattgggtttcttaggattgacaaagccgggaggttgcttaacataaacttcctcctcaatttcaccatttagaaaagcacttttaatgtccatttggtacaaggtgatatcatggtgattagcataggcaagtaagatgcgaatggactcaagtctagcaacaggagcataagtctcaccgtagtccataccttcgacttgtgtgtagccttgggcgacgagacgtgctttgttgcgaactacttgtacatcttcatcttgcttgttgcgaaacacccatttggtaccgatgatgctgtggttgttgtcgggcttctcaaccaatgtccaaacttggttcctttcaaagttgtgtagctcttcatgcatagcatttatccaatccggatcttccaatgcttcttcgaccttcataggttcaatgctagagatgaaagaatagttttcacaaaagttagataaacgagttttagagcgagtgattctcccggtttgcatatcattgtagatttgctcgacgggatggtctttagcaattcttgctcgaactcgtgaaagcttttgcttgtttcttggttgaacttcttcttcatcttgttcttcttcttggccttcttcattgttggcgttgtcgttctcttgtcgtggtggagaaggaggttgttgacgttcatcttgatgcacttcctcgttttcttcatcttggtgtgtcccacttgtggatgcttccgtatcaactcttggttcaccttgtcgtgaagtagaagcttccacttggacggacgaggtactctccttcacctccgttggacggaccttgccaatagacaagtcttggattgcttccgaaggatctttgtctcctacatcaattggcaattgctctacttgcgagccgttagattcatcaaacttcacatctaccgtctcttcaacctttcgggtgaaattgttgtagacacggtaagtgtgagagtttgagccataacctagtaggaaaccttcatgagacttaggagcaaatttagaacgacgatgcttatcaagaatgtagcactttgagccgaatactcgaaagtatccaacttggggtttgttaccggtgaggagctcgtatgccgtcttgccgagtagcttgtgaaaatacaagcaatttgttgcatgacaagctgtctcaaccacttctgcccaaaagtgctttggtgtcttgtattcatcaagcatcgttctcgccatttcgatgagcgtctggttcttcctctcaatgactccatttttttgaggtgtgtacgtagccgagaactcgtgtgaaatcccttcttcatcaagaaaggtgtccacatttgcgttcttgaactccgttccgttgtcgctgcgaaccttcttgatctttacttcaaatttattttgggccttcctagcaaagtttttgaagatcttttggacctgtgatttatcatcgagaaagaacacccacgtaaatcttgaaaaatcatcaactataactagaccaaaagaatttccaccgagactcttgtaggcgttgggaccaaaaagatccatgtgaagtagctcgagtggcctccttgtggtcatgatgttcttcacgggatgccttcctccaacctgtttacctgcttgacaagcactgcaaagtctatccttatcaaatatgacatcattaactccaaggatatgatttcctttaataagcttgtcaaggtttcgcataccaacgtgacctaatcgtctatgccataaccaaccttttgaggatttagcaatgaagcaagttttaggttgagcccttttagtgaaatcaacaatgtatagatcacctctacgcacaccggtaaagaccattttatgattatcgcGACGAAACACTtgacaatctacttcagtaaataggacactgaaaccgaaatcagcaagtctagatactaaaagtaagttgtatccaagagattcaacgagcatgacattttgtatggagctatcgtGTGATATGGctaccttaccgaggccaaccaccttaccctttgagttgtcaccgaaggtgacatactttcgaggactatcattttcagcaagctcacgaaacatgtgatcggtacatccactatcaagaacccattcctttcctcctgacatatatccccgaagatttgccataagaccaaaatgtctcattgcatcatcaagatcgaagtcactatcatcatcctcatcatagtatccatgttcaacatcatcatatgatggatcaaatcctagagagggtaattcgttagagtgagtttgacaatgatcttgcttatgaatttttatagcttcggaaataatatcactaataattccaacatttcctttggcacgcataagatttgtaagttcaaatagacaatcaccaaacataggatcactagtattcatcttactcaaagcaatagacttatggagaatttcatcaagatttttcaaggaataatttggaaagcgttcctcaagaaatttccttatagtgtaggcacacttaagagtaggcaaacatccaatcaagtttctaggcaatcctctaatgataagttcggcagttctaagattcctaatcatatcaattgactcatcaagagtaggatgcataggatcaacatgaggtgcacaagggctagcaatgtacttgttcaaatgatattgattgaaaattacaagcatctcatttatccactcatgaaaatactctccatcaagaataggcactctatgtctaagactccccaaagtagactcatccatcttcctccaatggtgattaaaccaaggcaatggagaccaatgctctgataccacctgtaggaccttgagaagaggtgtctaaagggggtgattagacactaagtaccaaagttgcagcttttaatttctttaagtttaagtggagttttaggcacaagtttaacaatcacaatacatagcaagcaagcatgcaaagagtatatgagcagcggaaagtaaagcatgcaacttgcaagaatgtaagggaagggttttggaggattcaaacgcaattagagacacggatgtttttggcgtggttccgataggtggtgctatcgtacatccacgttgatggagacttcaacccacgaagggtaacgattgcgcgagtccacggagggctccacccacgaagggtccacgaagaagcaaccttttctatcccaacatggccgtcgcccacgaaggacttgcctcactagcggtagatcttcacgaagtaggcgatctccttgcccttacaaactccttggttcaactccacaatcttgtcggaggctcccaagtgacacctagccaatcgaggagacaccactctccaagaagtaacaaatggtgtgttggtgatgaactccttgctcttgtgcttcaaatgatagtctccccaacactcaactctctctcataggttttggatctggtggaaagaagatttgagtggaaagcaacttggggaaggctagagatcaagattcatatggtaggaatggaatatcttggcctcaacacatgagtaggtggttctctttcagaaaatgtatgttggaagtgtaggttcagtctgatggctctctccatgaatgaagaggaggtggaggggtatatatagcctccacacaaaatctaaccgttacacacaatttaccaaactcggtgggaccgaatcaacaaactcggtcggaccgatttagtaaacctagtgaccgttaggattttcggtgggaccgacatgcaactcggtaggaccgatatggttagggttagggcataacgtaatctcggtaagaccgtttacacaaactcggtgagaccgattttggtaataagctttccagagggttggtcaggtaaactcggtgggaccgattcactcatttcggtgagaccgaagtgttacgaaaaggaaacagggagtttaaattgcaatctcggtgggaccgatcgctcacttcggttagaccgaaacgttacgaagggaaacagagagattacaaccccatctcggtgagaccgagatccctatcggtaagaccgatttgtctagggtttgtggcagtggctatgacatttgaactcggtggcgccagatagaaagaattggttcatatgtgtggaagtgggaaagtagttgagggttttggagcatatcactaagcactgtggagcaagaaactcattaagcaacacctcatcccttgttgatagtattggctttgcctatagactcaatgtgatcttggatcactaaaatagaaaatgaagagtcttgagcttgaggcttgagccaatcctttgtccttagcatcttgaaggagttcccacatcctttagtccatgccactccatcgttgaacttatctgaaacatactagataaaagtgttagtccaacaagagatatattgacattaattaccaaaaccacctagggagcacttgtgctttcagtcggcccattcagcttcttgattggctttgcttctatccacttggtgaacttgtccacggcgactagcagatgagtcatgccaccacgggccgtcttgaatggccccaccatatctagaccccaaacagcaaagggccaggcaatgggaatggtcttgagtgcagaagctggcaagtgtggcttggagcagaacttctgacaccctttgcaCTTCTAGACCaattctttggcgtcttctagagcagtcggccagaagaaccatggcggaaagctttggcaacaagtgatctcgaagccgcgtggtgaccacattcgccttggtgaatatctttgaggatttcttgaccctggtccggctccatgcagcgctggtacacaccagtgacactgcatTGAACCagttctttgttgactatggtgtatgctgctgcccgccgTTGCACTTGTCAGGCTAGGATCTCGTCAGCTGGCAGCTCCTTGtgcaccaggaagttgaggatgggttgagcccatgagggtgctgctatctcTCCGACTGCCATGACTACAACTTGtacaagggcggttgggccgggaggcggcgggttggagtcgttTGCCGCCTGCTGCtttgaagaagtccccgggcctactgctgcagtccccgggccgggttctgaagtccccgggctgggtgcgacggctgcagtccccgggccgcctgccgaagtccccgcgtCGGCTTttggggtcctcaagtcggatccgactacttcaggaggggccggcacgaagatggagtcagactctggtgatggcttgatagacagcttgaggaggcgctgCCAGGCGATGCCGGCTGGTATCGtctgccgggtggagccgatccgtgccagggcatctgcttgctcgttgtcgtttcttggcacatggaggaactcgcacccgtcaaagtatccactgagttgctgtacgaggaagcggtagcttgccatatttgcgtccttggtgtcccagtcgcctgacgactgctggaccactaagtcggagtcaccatagcacaggatccggcgaatgccgagttccttggcaagccggggcccgtgtatgagtgcctcatactcggctacgttgttggaggcggcaaaatggatttgcagcacatatctgagcttgtcgcctttgggagaggtgaggacgatgccggctcccagaccggtgcgcatttttgaaccatcaaaatgcatcggCCAATGGGTGTAGTCTGGcgctggcggcaagtactgggtctcggcccagtcgaggaggaagtcggccagtgcttgtgacttgatggcggtgcgaggctggtagtagatggtataaggggccagatcaatagcccacttggccgcttggcctgaagcatctcggcttccaatgatctcagcaagcggagcagtgcagacaacagtaattgggtgctcttgaaagtaaggcttcagcttcttggcggcaaaatgcacaccataacacatcttctgatagtgggcgtagttttgcttggaggcagacagtacttcactcaagtaatataccggcctctggaccggcaatgctctgcCCCCCTCCTTACGTTCTACCACTATGaatgtgctgaccacccggctggtggcggcgatgtagagaagcatgggctctttctcagttggagccgccaagataggcggggtggtcaacatcttcttgagttggagaaaagcttcgtccgccttgtcgtttcacttgaaaaaagtggtcttcttcatgagctggtacagaggAAGGGCCTTtttgcccagccgactgatgaaacagcTGACTGATGCTAGGAAACCGttgaatttctgcacgtccagcagtcgggtgggcaccttcatcttctcaatggccttgatcttcacagggttacaCTCTATGCCGCACTCTGAGACCAGAaaaccaagaagctggccggctggtactccaaagaggcatttctccgggttgagcttgatctggaatcggcgcaggttctcaaaagtttccttgaggtcttccagcagcgtgccatgcttctttgtcttcaccaccacatcatccacatagacatgggcatttctgctgagttgcttgaggagtcacttctgcatgcaacgctgaaacgtggcgccgacaTTCCGCAAGccaaatgtcatggtcaggtagcagaaggctccaaatagcgtgatgaaggcggtcttcagcctgtcggccgggttcagctttatctgatggtaccctgagtatgcatccaaaaaactcaacagctcgcatccggctgtggagtctatcacttggtgaattcttggcagggcaaagggatctttggtgcaagctttgttgaggctggtataatcaatacacatgtgccactgcttatttttcttcagcacaagaactgggttggccagccactctggaaagaatacttccgtgatgaaaccggctgctagaagccgggctatctcttctccgacaactcttctcttctcttccaacaagcggcgcaagggctgcctgactggcttggcgtcaggtcggacatgtaatttgtgctcagcgaaatccgttggaacacccggcatgtctttgggagaccatgcgaagatgtcccgattctcatggaggaaatcgacgagctcgctttcctatttgctgtcaaggttggcacctatgacagcgtgcctcttcgggtgcgacatatgccaacggatggcttatcatggtgggagcgagtagaacgtcaccggtgcctggaagcgggatgaggcataaaCACGTacaccggcgcactttacccaggttcgaggctctcctaggagataacacccctagtcctactcggcgggtctccgcatgatcactaaggcacaagtgatacaatggtgctccttgagccgTGTGCTAGAGGcaaaggaggcaaggctagctctcttcctatTCTAAGgtagtggctagttctaatggagtgggaaccctttgcatgggtgccctggggggtttatataggcctaccccctaggtgtACAACGGTAATCTCGCCGGGTGCTAGACCCGGATGTTAGTCTCTctggcctccggcttctccgctgaCTACTGAGGCCCGCCGcctagtgggccccgccgactggtccggTACGGAGCCGACAAGCCGCTCCCGCCGCTgacgggtctggttggtggctgctcactgtagccgtgatgctaatgacgcgggcttggtcagctgagtgtggctacagtcccgccgcctggtgggagatcactgtagccacaccttgtCTTTGTCAGGTTAATGGCGCATTGACTTCGAGAgaggggacggccgcctgctggaggccgaccTCCCTCAAGTCCGACTGATCTGGcatccgccgtcttccgggctatcactgcctgatagggcccgcaggccgtaccgacaggtcgtCGTGGGGAACAGAGCTCCGTCTGTCTGGAGTGACATCaaggggggagtggcaacagtCCCGCGCCATgcagagatctccgcctgtacggacactgtggccacgccaagcccaagattcgggggtgagggactacactgtagccacaccctgtctcgtcctcttgatgggggccggtgcagactctgagggcgccgGGGGGCCGCCTGTACGACGCCGTCCTCTCTGGAGGCCGGCTGACGGGAGTCGGCCGCtcttggtgccgtctgctggtggTTGGCCATCCTCCGGTGGCCGACCGTTGAGCCAGCCGGCCTCCGAAAGGTGGAGCTTCAGTCTGAGGTGTTGCGGGGCGAGGCTGGCCCGAAGTTTTGACAGGTTCACGGACtcggatgaggctacccgtggcccattactccgacacaacTAGCAGAGCAGGTTTATGTATAGCCAAAATTCACACAATTTATCTCCTATGAAAAAAATAAGCCCAGCCATTCACTCCAAGAACCAGGCCCAGCTCGTTTCTTCCCTTTTCTTTGGCATGTTTGCAGTTTAGCCCGAAATGGACCGCTTCCAGCCGGCCCAAGGTGGCTGCACTCCACATGAAGTGAGAAGTCAGGTTAGAAGCTGGATATGAGATGTTTTTGAGAAGCTAGCAAGTCTCCGAACATGcccttagggtgtgtttggtagggtgcatgAGGGCAAAAGTTTTCAATCCGACCCATTTTTGCTTGTTTAGTAGGGTGCATAGGCTCACCTGGGCTATGCCCAACTGGTGCAAGAAAGGTCCCTCAGCCATGCCCATCTCATGCACCCTACATGGAGGCAGCCATGCTGGCCCCGACACTCATCCCCACCCACCAGACCACGTCCAGATATGTCTAAATTTTCAAAAAatctttataattttaaattttatttaaattttcaaaaaatacttagaattttaaaatttgtgtaaattttcaaaaaaaaatcagaatttcaatttttctgaaaatgttcaaaattcaaaattgtttcaattttgaaaaaaaatataatttcaaaatttgattaaattttcgacaagttcagattttcaatttttttaaatttttttagaaaatattcagaattttaaaattatttaaagttataaaaatttcaagaattttttttaaaaatatgttcagaatttcaaattttgtttaattaaaaaatatatatttttgtttaaaattttaaaaacttcatactttcaaaatatgtttaaatttttgttcacgttttttcaaatttgttcaccATTCAAAAAAAATTATTCGGAATTTTTCAGCATGTCTAAGCACATGCAGGCTGCCAAACAAAGTCTCAGCTCATCATGTCTTGACGCATACACCGCTGCCAAACAACAATAAATGCATGGACTCATCCTGTATCAGAGGAGAAACAACTAGGCTAGGTCCATGCATGTCTACACACCCTTGGTCCTAGGCTAGGTCCATGCATGTCTACACACCGTTGGTCACATGAAACACACAGAGTTACTCACTACAGTACTACacattttctaaaactaatggTGGCCTCCCCTGCTTCTCATACAATAAGGGAAGGTTTGCACAAGGATGGTTGCCATGCACTCTGGCTTGCCGTGGGAAGGAATTCGATGTATTCCAAACTTTGAAGGAGCACAATAAAGGTCCATACATGTTCCAAACTTCAAACTCAACCCCAGAAACAAAGTTACAACACACGTAATCTACTCAATGTGAGAAGGTGCGCCACAACATCTGTCATCGATGGTCTTTGATCCACATCAAGGCTAAGACATTCCACGGCGATTCCTGCCAGAGTGTCAAGAAGCTCCAAATTTCCTGCTCCTGCAATTTCCTGATCAAACAACTCGGTTGCTTTCTTTCCTTCTTTGTGGGACTCGAGAAAACTCGTCACTAAGTTGTTATTGTCAGCATGAGTGGCCTTCTTCCTGCTAATGACCTCTAAGATGACAACTCCAAAACTATAGACATCACTTTTCTCAGTCAAGAGGCCTGTTTGTAGGTATACTGGATCCATATAACTCATGTCACCAATTATGTTGGCAGTATGTTCCTTGTCTACTGCAATCAACCTCGATATGCCGAAGTCTGAGATCTTTGGTACAAAGTTGTCATCCAAGAGTATGTTTGCTGGTTTAACATCACCGTGCAGGATTTTGGTATGGGCTTGTGAATGCATATAAGCTAGACCATGTGCTGATTCTAAGACAATGCTTAGACGCACATCCAAGTTGAGAGGCTCCCTAAACTCGTGAAGAATGTCATGCATGCTTCCTTTGGAAATGAACTCATACACTAGCAGGGGGCTATCCACTTCTAGGCAACAACCAATGAGCCTAACGATGTTCTTGTGGATGACTTGAGATTGGATGATGACTTCATTTGCAAATTGCTTGTTCTCCTGCACATTACGACCAATTGGTTTCTTTACCGCGACAAGTACATTATCAAGAACCCCCTTATAAACTTCACCAAAGCCACCTTTTCCAATTACATTGCTGCTCTTTAAAATTGGCTTGAGCTCCTCCATTTTAAAAAGCTTAATAACTTTAGCCTTCTCCAAGGTAAGTCCACCATTTTTCTCGTAGAACTCTCTAGTCTTCCGCTTCTCTTTTCGAATAATAATGATGAATGCCACCAATGTGATGGCAAGAATACCACCTATCACACCTATGCGCACAAAGAAGCGAAGATTAAATAAactttcttattattattattctggTAGCAAATGATAGTAAGTAAATATTTGAGTTTACTCCACTTTGAAGCGCTGAAACACTAATTAACAAAAAGAATGGCAAAATACTGAAGTTGAACATACAATGCGTCTCAGATCTAACATGTACACGCTACATAAGATGCATGGCGTCATCAGGTGATCATTTTTTCttgaaaacggaggatgaccccggcctctaTATTAgagtgatgcatgcagccatcagGTGATCTAAACGTTTTAGATATATATTTTCATGTTGCTAGGAAGTACACACTCACTCAGCTGATATCCTAGAAAAATCCGAACTATAGTGGAGTTTATAGTACATAATAGTACTCCCTCAGTCCCAAAATGTAAGACAGTTTTTAAGaaacgtcttacattttgggacAGAGAGAGTACTAAAATACTTCAAAGGACTACATATACATGGAGAGAGGTTAGCCAAACCGATAGAAGTATTAGCTTGTCTGAGGTTACCTATGCAAATTTGTGCAGCGGGTGGGAACTTTGGAGTACAGCGTTGAGTTTTTGGGTCATCGCTCCCATAACCCGGAGGGCAGGTGCATTGGTAAGATCCTTGGGTGTCCCTGCATACACCTTTGCAAGGATATTTGTTTGAATCTGCACATTCATCTATATCTGTGTTGCCAAAATTCAGAATAATTGTGAAGTTAGGACAGTAATCagtaaagaaaaatcaaatcattatGGTCGAGCAGGGACTCTGTCTTACTGGTGCATCCGGCGACAAGGTAGGCGTTGCCCTCATAGCCTTCGGAGCAGTTACAATTGTAGCCAGGCCCATTGGTGGCGTCGACGCAGTAGCTCTGATTGCTCAGGCAGGCGTACTCCTTGGTCTTGTTGGCTTGGGCACACGATAATGAGAcggagtcgtcgccggcgccacggATGGCCCAGTCCAGCCACACCGGCGAGGTCCGGAGGGTGTCCCTGAGGAGGTCGGAGCGCCGGAAGGTGTAGTTGGTCCTGTCGACGAGGAAGGCGTAGTCGCATGGGCTGTAGTCCATCATGCTGGTGTGGTCGTACTCCCGGAACCTGAAGTAGTTGTGGGTGAGCCCCGGCGGGATGTCGACGTGGCAGCACCCGAGGCTGGCGCACTGCCCGTCCTGCGCGCTGGCCGAGCTGTTGCAGAAGTTCATGCACCCGAGGTAGTAGGAGTAGCCGTCGACGAGGCGCGTGGTCTTGTCGCTCCCGATGGTGCCCATGGTGTTGCAGCCGAGGACGACGAGCATGTTGCGCGCGCTGGAGAAGCGGTACACGCCGTGCTTGTTCATCAGCGTCTCGCCATGGCTGTACTCCTCGGCGCGGCGCGGGTCGGTGGCGTTGTAGCACATCCGCCCGACGGGGAGCATCACCAGCGACTCGGCGGGATCCACGGACAGCTGCACCACCCGAAGGGTCGTGTTGGCGAGCACGGGGCCGTCGTAGACGCAGTCGATCTCAAAGCCCTCGCGGAAGCAGTCGCGGCCGCCGGCGCCGACGCCGATGCCGAAGGGGTAGCGGATGTCCACGCCGCCGCAGCTGCTCTGACAGCCATGAGCCACGACGACGCGCTCGGGCGTCTCggtggcggccgccgccgccgccaggagcaGCAAGAAGGCAGTCAACATATTGCCACCAGCTGAGCTGATGCACGCCTGCCGACTGACGTTTTTGCCAACCAGCTGATGATTAGATTCTCAAAACGGTGTGGAATAAACGATTGGTTGGTGTGTTGCATTGCATATTTCCTTCTTTCCCTCCTCTATATATGCATGCATCCGGCCGAGACAGC is from Triticum aestivum cultivar Chinese Spring chromosome 1B, IWGSC CS RefSeq v2.1, whole genome shotgun sequence and encodes:
- the LOC123086813 gene encoding wall-associated receptor kinase 2, with product MLTAFLLLLAAAAAATETPERVVVAHGCQSSCGGVDIRYPFGIGVGAGGRDCFREGFEIDCVYDGPVLANTTLRVVQLSVDPAESLVMLPVGRMCYNATDPRRAEEYSHGETLMNKHGVYRFSSARNMLVVLGCNTMGTIGSDKTTRLVDGYSYYLGCMNFCNSSASAQDGQCASLGCCHVDIPPGLTHNYFRFREYDHTSMMDYSPCDYAFLVDRTNYTFRRSDLLRDTLRTSPVWLDWAIRGAGDDSVSLSCAQANKTKEYACLSNQSYCVDATNGPGYNCNCSEGYEGNAYLVAGCTNIDECADSNKYPCKGVCRDTQGSYQCTCPPGYGSDDPKTQRCTPKFPPAAQICIGVIGGILAITLVAFIIIIRKEKRKTREFYEKNGGLTLEKAKVIKLFKMEELKPILKSSNVIGKGGFGEVYKGVLDNVLVAVKKPIGRNVQENKQFANEVIIQSQVIHKNIVRLIGCCLEVDSPLLVYEFISKGSMHDILHEFREPLNLDVRLSIVLESAHGLAYMHSQAHTKILHGDVKPANILLDDNFVPKISDFGISRLIAVDKEHTANIIGDMSYMDPVYLQTGLLTEKSDVYSFGVVILEVISRKKATHADNNNLVTSFLESHKEGKKATELFDQEIAGAGNLELLDTLAGIAVECLSLDVDQRPSMTDVVAHLLTLSRLRVL